The window ctgtgtactatatgtgtatgtgtgtgtgtgtgtatatatatatatatatatatatatatatatatatatatatatatatatatatatatatatatatacacacacacagtgtacacacacaagcTGTTAAACCAAGGCTTCGTGCTGCAAATACTGGACCTCAGATGAAACCTGTTTAGCTGCAGCTTGGGCTGCTGATTTTATAGAGAAACGTGATCACACTCACAGGactccttaaaggttggatttttcctcatttttttaattaaggcattaagatcaatttcctaaagatgatttttttattcctctttttagtcaactttagcatgggtgtcctaatttgttcacatgactgtggatatatatatatatatttgcagcACGAATTTGCCTTTAtaaaaatcatatatatatatatatatatatatatatatatatatatagatatatatatgacatatatacacagactCATTGCCGATCATGCATAAACTATATATAGTTTATGCATGATCGGCAATGagtctgtgtatatatgtaggtctatatatatataatgtaagcaTGATTGGTCGGTGTACAATAAAGGCATTGAGtctgtgtacatatgtgtgtgtgtgtatatatatatatatatatatatatatatatacagtgtacacacacaagcTGTTAAACCAAGGCTTCATGCTGCAAATACTAGACCTGAGATGAAACCTGTTTAGCTGCAGCTTGGGCTGCTGATTTTATAGAGAAACGTGATCACACTCACAGGACTCATGTATCCTGTTGTGAGAATATATAAACCGCTGTTACCAGTTGCCTCCAGTAGGGGGAGGACGCACGTGTCTGTTGaaataacccccccccctccatgaggctgcagcagcagcagcagcagcacggcaTTCATGTAGTGACAGGCCTCAGCTAAAACACTCACACCAGGCTTTGTACTGATGACAAGGAGCTATAATTTTTCCAGTCTcgtgttgtctctctctctctgctctactTTGTCTCAACGATtcaatttgttttgattttgtctAATCTCAAGgtcacaaatcaacagagactCGTGGGAAACAAAAAGAGTGACGTCAGCCGTTGTTAGAGTTGATTTCAGGCTCATACATGAATGTTTCCCCCTCGCACTGTCTACGAAATATACACTCAACTCAATGAGATTTTTAAAGCTTCAGGTGGATTtttagtggtggaagaagtactcggATCATTTACATGTaaagaaacataaaacataaatactcaagtaaagtaaaagtaggccTTTACCTCAATATTGTACTgataagtacagtacttgattaCATTTACAATACTTTCCACTGCTGCCAGTTTCCTTGTGGAGTTTACTGCTATAACAATACCACATACCatgagtaaaagtcctgcatttactAAATAAATTAACATATTATCAGCTAAAAGTACtcaaaatgttccctgtcagtgtgttcctcttctatctgatgtttctggattaatattcctgctgcattcatatgtatgttgcattttactgctgtaaatgttgaaggttgtgctcattttaactcctttatatactgttggatAGGTTAATCTActgcaatgcatcatatttgtttgtagcgtcgctgtcctgtgagataTTTCTAAAAAGTTTTTacttttcatggtgtcagaataacagccctgttttcagttttgtgacgatgcattttccagctgatccgagaggctttttaaagacttgaTTTATcttaagaagtaggagaatCTTCTCAACACATgaaggaacacttcatccttcagtttatcacaaacattcaacatcaacacatctggagatacgtggtttttactggacaggaaggggatgaaaagtaactaaagctgtcagagaaATGTTGCGGAGTAAAGAGTACAATATTACAAATTATAACTGGGGTGTCTGGTTGTCGTCCCCAAGGAAATTGTGAGCATCACacgcttcatttcctgcattcaggtacatttttctgcaacagtttgtgccttttctgcatgtgaggagggccatgctagaatgaatagctgtggatgcggggaggggcccatagaaaatgccccccccccgcaGGCTGCAGCAACACTTTGTCCTCTGCATGTCAGTGAGAGCTGCAGTAGCGGCGGAGGCTTCACCGCTGATGGAagtcaaggcaaggcagctttatttatatagcaaatttcagcaacagggcaatttaaagtgctttacataaataaaaacaatcaacaataaaatacgagaataaaagtgacagtgcagtataagaaattaaacattgaagagtagttaaaaacagttaaacatataaaagcagataaaatacgagattacTTTTACTCTCTTTTTACGTTCCACTATTGGTGCCCCTGGGACGTGTGTCTTAGTCTGTTTGCCACCCATTCTGgcgttttattttaaaatatattcgtCACTATAAGTTTTTGTTTTCTATATTTGGAAAGGAAAAACTTCGCAAAACCCTTTTGGTTGAATTCACACTTTTTGTAATTAGATTCTGATTGGTGATCTCATGTCAACCAGTTGAAATTCACACTTTGTTGTAATTAGTGATCTTATTTCATTTCAACCTTAAACCTTTTACTATTCGTAAAAGGCTGGTTTCTTAGTAAAACCCACACAATGAAATCTGGAATAATGATGTCAAAAAGGATTAAGAAGGATTATTCCTTTAGTCAAGCATACTGAGGATAATTTCACCCAGAAAGACGTACTAATAAGGATTAAATCAGGCTATGAAGCACGGTGAAACGTCTCAGATGTTGTAAATGTCAAAGTTTGATAGAAAGGCTGTTGTCTTTAGTTCCGATTAATATTAATGGAGTTGCTTTTTGTCCCTTTACAGACCTTCCTGGGTCTTAGTGATGGGAATGGATCCCCATCCTCATTCTTGCTCTTCTTTAATAATTAAGTTGCTTGTGGgacaaaacaaataacaaaGTTGTCtcataaatactgtatttaGTCACATGTATAACAATCATAGTTTATGGCtttatgtgtgtttgcgtgtaaagtgtgtgtgtgtgtgtgtcatcaaaATGTAGTTTCCAGAGCTTAACAAACTGACCAGGTTTGGAGTTCATTAATAAAACCCTTGCCTCGACATACGTAAGATTGCATTTAGGCAAAGCAGGGCCTTTTATTTACATAACACGTTTTGCTTACACGCAGGATACAAGTCTCGCAGCACGGTACAAACTGGATTCAGAgcctttcatttgtttcagtTTCCACCAAATTAAAACACACCCAGTACGCCAGGTtttatttaacagacagacagacagacagtccgtctgcctgcctgtctgtctgtctgtctataatGAGAAAAGgtgctttcattttttttcatgtacCACACTCAATTTTATTCAAATCTGATGTTATTAATAAgaatctttattattatttataaaatgtgcTGCAGGGCAAGAATCAACAAGCCCAGTAATAACATGTAATGGGGGAAGTGTTAAAGGGGCAGTTACATCAAGTTTTGGGCCTTAATTCTCTAGTAGTGATATTGGTAGGTGAGTGTTGTGGACGGAACAGAAAACACTTCTGGTAGTTCTGGTATGTGGTACTTGTTGCAGATATCTTGGAACTTGGTTTTGTTGGTTGATGATCGCTTGTCTGTTGCCACTAATCAGCACCAACCAGACTGAATGGAAAAGTGAACAGGGCTGCAGTTCCACTAACAGCCACTAGAAGGCCGCTCCAAGAAACATCTCTGGCTGTAATGTCCGTTTGTGGGAAAATCATCGTGTTCTCTTTCCACAAAAACACGGTCAGTACGTTTTCTCCACATGCATTTAAAGTGCtaataagaaaataaagcaTTAAAGCTTGAGAGCTGCAGAATAGACAAAACTTTAATTGGCAGACAGAGATGTTTTCTTACACTTAGAAGTCTCTTTGAACATTGTTCTCTGACTGAGTGGAGAGTGAAGGTTGTATGCAGACACATTTTGCTGAAAGCCTTTTTTCaggataaaaataaatcattgaatctatattttctttatttacaggTAGGCCTAATGTCCTAAAAATATgctaaatgaaaacatatttcaagTAGGGTTACATTACAAATGTTTATATGCCTACCATTAATATGGAAAGCAAGCACCATACCCAATTTCATCATAACTTATTTGCTTAAATGGTTTAAATGTATATAAGTGAGGCTCATGTCACTTCTTCTAATGTGTGGCATGTTTGGGGGAGGCGATATGGAATTAATAACTTTCAATCACAGAATATAATACATCTCCCATGAAATAGCTCTTTATTAAAAAATTGGTATCCAAGTatagtttagttttgtttagtGTAGTTTAGGTATGAAGGCTATGTGAAAATGACCACTGACACTTTCAACCAATGTGGTTTCTCCTCATTCCATCTCAGCTTTAGCTCCCCCACCCCCGTTGCCCAAATGTTGACTTTTTGAAAAACAGCACCGTAGCGCTCTTAAAGGTCTaaaactccacagggaacctttagggccctattttaacgatctaagcgcacggcgtgaagcgcatggcgcaggtgcgtttagggggcgtatccaaatccacttttgcttagtttgatggtagaaaaaaagggtctgggcgcatggttcaatagggttgtacttagtgtcttcattaattcataggtgtgttttgggcgtaacatgcaataaaccaatcagaatgtcatctcccattccctttaaaagccaggcgcgtttggacctttgGCATtactattatgatggaggatttgcaccgtaatatttttatttgtaatcttttgcatgtttgtgtgctgctgcgtttccctgtgtgtgtgtgtgtgtgtgtgtgtgtgtgtgtgtgtgtaacaagcatagtgtgcgtgcgTTGTGCACGAGCCTGCAAGTGCtgttaaaacaacaatgaaatgctgcactactgactttagaccaggtttttgttggtcagtggtgcaatcactttccgctgcctcaagatagcaatacgcccagaatgcacctgaacacacctccctgtaagaccagcacgcccatgggcgcaaagatgggcgcaggtgcatttgctatttaaacgacgtgggcgctggacgggaaattgacaactgcgtcggtcttaaactagcaaagactcttgcgtcgggctttgcgctgtgctgggtgcaagatagggtccTCTATGTTTAAATGCCATTAAAATGAGTTTGTAACAGTAAAATGAAAACAGTAGCTGAAGTTTGACTCACTGTTTTGGAGGAGCAAAACTAActtaaataaattaaagctttagtgcgtaactttttgatattaatgaacgtcacattcaagccattgccaaatgagttgctacaaagctaattaagactatcagctccacacaactctctctgtatttctcagtatgactatgttcagaagattgtgtcgtccggcgacttttgcatgcagaaactcaagtgaagatgattacctcttctgaagagtccatcatgttttttttaatcctccgtgtcctccttggctactagcaactgtgtggaggagagagggggacgGTGTGCGgccatggaaggcttgtatcatgtagacgcgcagacagtgttgttgtcattacttagacttCCTcacgggggcgacagaaactacacactatagctttaaataatataatattaacaaaatgtgatgAACGAGAACACTGCAggctttaaaaacagaaaacatgttgGGTACCATCTGCATCCTCTCTCCACTCTTCATttatcttcctcttcctcttcctcttcctccatgaCCTCACCGTCACTGTCCTCTAACAGCCGGGACTGGTGAGCCAGCCGCAGCGCCACGGCAGTCACCATGGCAGCGCCCTTCCCGCTGCCGTCCTCCGAGACGAGGAAGGTGATGTCGCACTCGGGGGCGAGGCGGCGCACCGTCGCCCGTAGCTTCTCGCTGAACCTacgggaggagggaggagaagagggagggtAGGTGAGAGAGTGAATATTCAGcacagaaagagaaggaaaagtaGGACCAtctcaaaacacaaaaaaatattgcGTAGTCTGTAggaatcttttctttttctctcccttccaTCTGGTGAGCCTCACCTAATCCGACATACTCAAAACTTCAGACCCACTCCCTCTCATATCTATAACACGGTACCTCGACTTACAACATTTCATACTAtaatcacaaaaacactcatcatacacacacttacacacacggacacgcctatccatgcacacacacacacacacacacgcacctccCCCACCCCCATTGTAAACTGTCCCCTGTAGCGTTTAGTCTCacattctttatatgttttatgttctgtgtgTTAATAAGCTCTGTTTACGTATGTCAAATAGTCTTTGTATACGGTATGTTACATGGCTTTTACACTCATTTGGGTTATGTAAGGTTTGTGggcaatgacacgcaacaacatactttccattattattatttttgatatattttcaattgacatctgtgttttccttcttcacataaataggctaaataaaggtatttccaccgtaaattggtgcataaaagtgtatcccaatacaggaaatgaagtcgctgatgctcaaaacttcccttgGGACGACagccagaccccccactatgatatggccccaaaggcagattctggccaatatacatacagtacagtatacccactacaatacattagactactaCTGATTCACACCCTTAGATGAGAGAAAATATTCAGcgcagaaagagaaagaaaagtagcATATATCGCACATGTCATTATCATGCTTTGAATGCAACATCTTCTGCAGAAATATGTCCTTAAACTATGTCCAAATAAAATTGAAGGAAAGAGAAGTTTAAGCAATGATTCATGATATGCGGTCATGCAGTTCTTCTCAgaaagacaggaagtgtgttaATGTGTAGAGATAAATATGGTTTATCATCTTCACCAACTTgagaaagaattaaaaaaagaaaaaggaaaaaacaaacaggacttcctcctcttcctccatttaCATAGTGgctgttttttctcccatcaccaGCTCAGTGATAGTTTGACTTTGTAGAAAGTCACAaaaattcaaacaaaacgaTGGAATGTGTTCCTGCTTTACTTTACTTCTCCATATTCAGAGACAGGAGAGTTTGTCAACATAACCCAACGTCATTTTTCAGTAAAATATCAGATCATTTTCTCTACTTCAAGATTAGGATTACAATTATTGGTTTATTGTATCTTGTGTTAAAACATGTTGGTGTTTGGCAGCCAGCTGTCCTTTTTAAaaccgcctacacatgatatgTAGTGTCTTACAAATCCGCTTTGCGCCGgccgttccattgatttcctcTGGGGGAGAGCGGTGGCGCCCAACTATAGCCTTAAATAAACTTCAATACATCCAAAACTCTGCTGCCCGTCTCCTCACCCACACCCGTTCCCGTGATCACATCACTCCCATCCTTCAgaacctccactggctccctgtttccCAACGCATCCTgtttaaagtcctcctcctcacccataaagccctccataaccaggctcCATCCTACCTCACCGACCTGCTCCACCGCCACAATCTGCCCCCCCccttgcttttaatatgcttgttttatatgttgtttttattgcttatctgtttttaatgtgctatatgtgctggttttactgtaaagtgtctttgagtaccacgtaaagcgctatataaataaaatgtattattattattattattatacgcTGCGCTACCATTGGCGTCGCGCACCGCTCTGATTTGCTGCTTTGCGAtgcgctcaaagttcaaattatttcaactttgacataGTTGCTGCTGACCTTTTCGAAAGagcaaccaatgagataacagcatGTTGTTACCTAGCAATgggaaatagcttccttgccacccttGATGACAAATACCTGCTCTGTGctttgctctgcgccctacctagcGGTGTGCAGAGAGCAAATCGCTAATcgtgtgtaggcggcttaaagCACTTTATAACTTTcttttgaaaagtgctatatcattcaagtttattattattattattatcataattATAATGAATGATAAATAGGGgggtttaaaggagaattccggccaatttttacgttaatcttgatcgctataaacaTGCGTGTACTTTCGattgaaaaaaacccgacccgaatcagtgcaggcaacacggagaagctgcagctacatgtatgatcttccactgagctaaaacggcagttgtcggggcaagttttagagtgcctttgtgcctcttaacagacacaaaatgcaattaaaatgtctgtgcaacatgaacagggcccttacgtgacaacaagatgtgttttcaactcagacattgtttaaattcacctaccctggtccctgtctcgatcctgctggtagctaacttgccctgctagctgatagccgttagctgctagctgccgtccggtgagtgtattcagcaaggcttctgtgataatcatcccaataacaatccacggagcggcggtggtgtggctatgtcctccagagggcaggtcatgtcacgtcttaaAGTTTATTctcccctaaaaaaaacagtagtgcggtagtagctgctagctgctagctgccctctggTGAGCGTGTACAGCCAggctgtgataatcatcccgacaacaatccagtgagcgcccggtggtctggctatgtcctccagcgatcaagattaacgtaaaaattggccggaattctcctttaagtaaagtgttacccataaAGTGCAACCAAACACATCATTTGTGATTTAACTTTCAACTCTTAACTTTTTAAAGATGCActttaacacacagacaaaatgtcATTCTCACTGCGTCTGTATTTTCTTCAGTGCTTACTTGGGGTGTTTTCTGTAGACTGTCCCGTCCACCCCCACGGTGGTCTTCAGATGACTCAGCCCGCGGTTGGTACGGATACGGTTGGCGATGGTTGCCAGGGCTGCGGCACAGAGATCGGCGGAGCGCGAGGAGATGGTGTCGCAGACCAGACGTACGACGTCGGAGTTGACCGAATTCCATTTCAATCCCAACTGGGTCAGAATCTTCTGGGTGTTTTCCAGACCGCCATCCTGCCTGaaccagagacacagacaggaagtaaagACATACAGATGTTGGTGTTCAGGTTTGCTGGCTGTTGTAGATATAATCATCTGAAATAAAGACCTGGTTCTGACTTCAAGGGGAGATAAAGGGATCTCAAGAATCTGTGCCTAAAAATGTTATTAGAATCAATATAAACTAATACAGTGCCCGTCCAAAATGTGGCTGTTTGGAAAGGGCCGATTGCGTGGCCCATGGTAATGCTGCTTCAAGTTTTCTCCAGTgccattgtaccccaaaattacttacagaaggaccccccaaagcacttaatatgcaaccccactgtatagcctactactgtgtataatatactgtatactatccAATGCTGTCCAAACTGCAGCAAATTCCAAACCCCATGTTCAttgggtaacacacacacacacacacacacacacacacacattgcccgATTGCCCGATTTATTAGAGAGTTGACAGAAGTTGAAAACAAATGAGTTTCCCTTTAACGATCACTTCTCAGTGCCAGATCATAAAGTTTACAACTGAAGACCACAGTTTCGCAACAAAAGACAAGGTGAACGATTGATTTAAAGAGTCATCGGACACTCACTCCTCAATCTCAGAGATGAACTTTGTCTCAAATGTACCCGGGGTCTGCAGCGCCTCTGATGTCTGTCCCTTAAACAGCAGCCTGTCCTCCGCCAgcttcaccagcagcagccgtACGATTTCTCCCAAATACATGCCGCTGATCATCTTCTCAAAGCTACaggagaaaataaatacatttaataaaaataaaagtaagaactgtgtgtttctgtgttgtttATTCGTCATGCCCCGGGTGTGCAAAGGCCTTtagtctgttaaaaaaaagaagaacctTTCCGAGAAATCTGTACTGTAAAATGTGACCCTGTTGTTttccacggagaccagtgaaggatattagaagcacttttccggtgatggctgagcgttactgcgcagcctcaaactgagcttgaagacgtagatgagatgtgagcaacctgtctgaaagttggaagtcttctggtagctgtgccaagagaaatctcaatcattccgaatcttgcagagacggagagcgcaggtatatgtaaggagataatatatacacaggctaattattgctaactaaaatgctagttaacattagtaattaaacttaaacagctaatgtaagtcgaaactgcctgcgagcttctcctgtactgtatggtAATTTATCTattgtgcgacagtaagttgcgtcaCATATGACACAATCGTGACATATGCCTATtcttacaaaaacgtctgctacggagcaataacgtgaggtacaaggtaatggagccttttatacattgtcgtgtttttttagaaataaacaatggacaaatagagtctttaaacctttcagatgtaaagttattcactgtcaaagtgacgccaaaatgaatggcagtcaatggaatgctaacggcaccTGATGGCTTATTaacatcaaaatggctccatggGAGGTACGCATtgtggaggctggcttacccTCTTGGTAAAAATTGGAATTGACAAGCATAAGTGAGACCATTTTTAAAGTCCGTGTGTCAAGAATAACCACTATGGGTATTCTGGTGTTTGTGtaccagggctgtagtactcgagacacttttctgttgtcttggactcgttggtatttggactcagacttgtctcggacttgtctcggactcggccattggactcgccaaatattcGAGTTGTTCTCGACCGAGTCTAGCACTATAtgctttttttctaaagtaacttcctccttcaaaatgaaaccatTAATGAAGCGCTCGgtcagaaaacaggtattagtttaattTCAAAAATTGACATTGTTCGCCTGGTATACGCCTGGCTGCGTCATATACCTTAAATCATCAGGcttcaatcattttcattttggccacagacacaatgtcaacAAGCACTTTGTACTATGTCAGTTTTTTAGTGACACCTGTGTTGCtttgttatttgttacatttttcatcGGCAGTCCAGAATGTTCTTGTTACACCAGAATAAAAAAGACTCAGCATCTAAAATGTGAAGTTGCACTTCAGCTTTATGTGACCTGAGTGAAATTGTTATGcttaaagtaaataatatggcctaatttaatactttctttctccttcttgactgtctctcatttggactcggtcttgacttgaactcgactagtcctggtcttggacttgtcttggactcaacaaaggtggacttgactataGCCCTATTGTGTACACCTGACATGTCTGAAACCAAAAGGTCAGCTCTGAACAacatcatttttgttgttgttaatggATTATTTAGTCTACAAGATGTTTTCCAAAAGTCCAACATTTGGAGAAAAGCAGCCAATCCTCACAtgtgagaagctggaaccagacaATATTTGTCATCTACTGTTTGTACTATTAAAGTTGTTTTAGTATTACATTTTGCACTGAAAGACATTTTTCCTAATGATCCGTCCTACGCACATGTGGACGCCGGGGTTGATAGACGTCTTGTCCACCATCATGTCGAACTCCGTCTGGATGTCTTTCAGGGAGCCGTCGTCTCCGAAGCCGCCCCACTCCGTGTTGATGCACATCCGCCCGTCCTCGCCCTCCACACGCTTCACGTTCTTCATCTCCTCCATGTAGCAGGCGTTGGTTCCCGTACCTAAAGGAGAAGAGAAGCGTGAAGGGGAGATTGTAGCGG is drawn from Sander vitreus isolate 19-12246 chromosome 13, sanVit1, whole genome shotgun sequence and contains these coding sequences:
- the LOC144527612 gene encoding hexokinase-4-like, with protein sequence MSGDTPALHLDGIPPDVLSKVQQYLKPFQLSEAKLREVSDRLSKDLVRGLGKNTHQKAGVKMLPTFVRTTPDGTEKGDFLALDLGGTNFRVLHVRVVEEEQKVLKMDSQICAIPKEMMLGTGEQLFDHIAACLGDFLVSQNLKGQTLPLGFTFSFPCEQKEIDKSILIRWTKGFNCSGVEGKDVVKLLKDAIHRRGDYDIGSVAMVNDTVGTMMSCGYKDQSCEIGMIIGTGTNACYMEEMKNVKRVEGEDGRMCINTEWGGFGDDGSLKDIQTEFDMMVDKTSINPGVHIFEKMISGMYLGEIVRLLLVKLAEDRLLFKGQTSEALQTPGTFETKFISEIEEQDGGLENTQKILTQLGLKWNSVNSDVVRLVCDTISSRSADLCAAALATIANRIRTNRGLSHLKTTVGVDGTVYRKHPKFSEKLRATVRRLAPECDITFLVSEDGSGKGAAMVTAVALRLAHQSRLLEDSDGEVMEEEEEEEEDK